Proteins encoded within one genomic window of Streptomyces sp. NBC_01314:
- a CDS encoding cation:proton antiporter regulatory subunit encodes MDAPRLSSTPLPGIGVRYDLTTKEQRRISVVAHRDGARTLSAYRQDDPDACALSVRMTSGEATALVDALTPDHHSPNLLSTTELGLVAERIKLASTSHWNGRVLGDTRMRTETGASIVAVLRRAEAIPSPTPDFRLAGGDTLIVIGTREGVETAAAILGRE; translated from the coding sequence ATGGATGCTCCGCGCCTCAGTAGTACGCCGTTGCCGGGAATCGGCGTCCGCTACGACCTCACGACCAAGGAGCAGCGGCGGATCTCGGTGGTCGCCCATCGGGACGGTGCGCGGACACTGAGCGCGTACCGGCAGGACGATCCGGACGCGTGTGCGCTGTCGGTGCGGATGACGTCGGGGGAGGCGACCGCCCTGGTCGACGCGCTGACGCCGGACCACCACAGCCCGAACCTGTTGTCCACCACGGAGCTGGGGCTGGTGGCGGAGCGGATCAAGCTGGCGTCGACGTCCCACTGGAACGGCCGCGTGCTGGGCGACACCCGGATGCGGACCGAAACGGGCGCGTCCATCGTGGCCGTACTGCGGCGGGCCGAGGCGATTCCGTCGCCGACACCGGACTTCCGGCTGGCCGGCGGTGACACGCTCATCGTGATCGGCACCCGTGAGGGTGTGGAGACGGCCGCGGCGATACTCGGGCGGGAGTGA
- a CDS encoding helix-turn-helix domain-containing protein encodes MGELSVLGLTDTEEGIYRHFLRNPGTTAEDIQLLLHVPLDEIGSALERLSELGLLHGTEGTRTGPGTDGGPEVISAADPETAVDRLTDLRLRELHQQLQQVTQSRHLIAGLRAEQSLKEPPDSGRIERLEDLGQIRGRIDDLAFFAREEILSVEPYTELTPANIEHARPLDTRCLRRGVRIRNVVLREALDHPPTVGYLRDLTSLGAQIRVADTIAERLLVYDRRTALVPVDPADTRRGALLAREAGLVANILALFEKIWDQATDLTVLIDERAGAAGGGLSEMEQQVLEAMCHVGKDESGARTLGVSVRTYRRHVADVLRILGASSRAHAALLARERGWV; translated from the coding sequence ATGGGGGAATTGTCCGTACTCGGACTCACCGATACGGAAGAGGGCATCTACCGGCACTTTCTACGGAACCCCGGCACGACCGCCGAGGACATCCAGCTGCTGCTGCATGTCCCGCTGGACGAGATCGGGAGCGCGCTGGAGCGCCTGTCCGAGCTCGGCCTGCTGCACGGAACGGAAGGGACCAGGACCGGACCCGGAACGGACGGCGGGCCCGAGGTGATCTCCGCCGCCGACCCCGAGACCGCCGTGGACCGGCTCACCGACCTGCGGCTGCGCGAACTCCACCAGCAGCTCCAGCAGGTCACCCAGTCCCGGCACCTGATAGCCGGCCTGCGCGCCGAGCAAAGCCTGAAGGAGCCGCCCGACTCCGGGAGGATCGAGCGCCTGGAGGATCTCGGCCAGATCCGGGGCCGGATCGACGACCTGGCGTTCTTCGCCCGCGAGGAGATCCTCTCGGTCGAGCCGTACACCGAGCTGACCCCGGCGAACATCGAGCACGCCCGGCCGCTCGACACCCGCTGCCTGCGGCGCGGGGTACGGATACGCAACGTCGTACTGCGCGAAGCCCTGGACCATCCGCCGACCGTCGGCTATCTGCGCGACCTCACCTCGCTCGGCGCGCAGATCCGGGTCGCGGACACCATCGCGGAACGGCTCCTCGTCTACGACCGCCGGACAGCGCTCGTCCCGGTCGACCCGGCCGACACCCGGCGCGGCGCGCTGCTCGCCCGGGAGGCGGGGCTGGTCGCGAACATCCTGGCGCTGTTCGAGAAGATCTGGGACCAGGCCACCGATCTCACCGTGCTCATCGACGAGCGGGCAGGGGCGGCGGGCGGCGGGCTCTCGGAGATGGAGCAGCAGGTCCTGGAAGCGATGTGCCACGTCGGCAAGGACGAATCGGGGGCGCGCACGCTGGGTGTGTCGGTGCGGACGTACCGCCGGCATGTCGCCGACGTACTGCGCATCCTGGGCGCGAGCAGCAGGGCGCACGCGGCACTCCTCGCACGGGAGCGCGGCTGGGTGTGA
- a CDS encoding LLM class flavin-dependent oxidoreductase — MTSYSVLLPFLPRRPEQILPYAGLVHWSNASRLWQGQSVMIEPHQGFVAAAGAGFRVPTGLGVTLMPLRHPYEAALQARSLAMATGQPVIAGFGPGGRPLQRSLLGEAYRSPLTAAREYLSIVRGLLAGETVDTRGEYFSCRAEMPRYPVPGVEIGLGVLRPGMAKLAGEVADVAVTWLTPAHYLRDTVLPAMREGAANAADGKGGKGRRTPRLTAIVPLALARPDREPAELALASNAAHLQGAHYIDMLRRSGTDVAGDDPAANAKALVDGGAFLSGDPDELVGKLGAFREAGVDEVVLNLTGVCNLYGPQAALDETKRILAALAA; from the coding sequence ATGACTTCTTATTCCGTACTCCTGCCCTTTCTTCCGCGCCGGCCGGAGCAAATCCTTCCGTATGCCGGACTGGTGCACTGGAGCAACGCGAGCCGCCTCTGGCAGGGGCAGTCCGTGATGATCGAGCCGCACCAGGGATTCGTCGCGGCGGCGGGAGCGGGATTCCGTGTGCCGACCGGCCTCGGCGTCACGCTCATGCCGCTCCGCCACCCGTACGAGGCCGCTCTCCAGGCCCGCTCGCTGGCGATGGCCACCGGGCAGCCGGTGATCGCCGGATTCGGGCCCGGCGGCCGGCCGTTGCAGCGGTCGCTGCTCGGCGAGGCGTACCGCAGTCCGCTCACGGCGGCGCGCGAGTACCTCTCGATCGTGCGCGGACTGCTGGCGGGCGAGACGGTCGACACCCGGGGCGAGTACTTCAGCTGCCGGGCCGAGATGCCTCGCTACCCGGTGCCGGGCGTCGAGATCGGGCTCGGTGTGCTGCGGCCCGGCATGGCGAAACTCGCGGGTGAGGTCGCCGATGTCGCCGTGACCTGGCTGACTCCGGCGCACTATCTGCGGGACACCGTGCTCCCTGCGATGCGCGAGGGCGCGGCGAACGCGGCGGACGGCAAGGGGGGCAAGGGGCGTAGGACCCCGAGGCTCACCGCCATCGTGCCGCTCGCCCTCGCCCGGCCCGACCGCGAACCCGCCGAACTGGCGCTCGCGAGCAACGCCGCCCATCTCCAAGGCGCCCACTACATCGACATGTTGCGACGGTCCGGGACGGATGTCGCCGGTGACGACCCGGCGGCGAACGCCAAGGCGCTCGTCGACGGCGGGGCGTTCCTCAGCGGAGACCCGGACGAACTCGTCGGAAAACTGGGCGCGTTCCGCGAGGCAGGGGTGGACGAGGTCGTCCTGAACCTGACCGGCGTTTGCAATCTGTACGGCCCACAAGCGGCCCTGGACGAAACGAAGCGAATTCTGGCCGCCCTGGCCGCCTGA
- the mpaB gene encoding daptide biosynthesis RiPP recognition protein, with translation MADLKERLIRWGTGTASSGTRTSISAGEFRYDGVETVVLESREHLTAMLNSGVVGTDTLVLVPGAAAGPGEDTTADGRRVVGIVGYEGSLAGAGGEFSPGAGFYLQIQGYGISEYMSVAGPTLVRIADDTDFDVFLADADRALLDGTFPDFLTHPAIQLADLPGLGAGRTPAAGPRYRLYVDADGAVSTTPGGTRLGTAGDGPELLDARWQRLNSGAQTTCAVCLGTVVDHDLRRTELAARPWLGRYLAALGAIRALRARGVDGSIRVSGFGGRITDALAADADADADLRDEDAPFLLWTDQDMYVHAPAPSRTFSVERSAATPVEALLACGSAEAAAEYADPDHTVRIERFLARAGV, from the coding sequence ATGGCTGATCTGAAAGAGCGGCTCATCCGCTGGGGGACTGGCACGGCCAGTTCCGGTACCAGAACCAGTATTAGTGCCGGTGAATTCAGGTACGACGGCGTGGAAACCGTCGTACTGGAAAGCCGGGAACACCTTACGGCGATGCTGAATTCCGGCGTCGTCGGAACGGACACGCTGGTACTCGTGCCCGGTGCGGCCGCCGGACCCGGCGAGGACACGACGGCGGACGGCCGCCGCGTCGTCGGGATCGTCGGGTACGAAGGGTCGCTGGCCGGGGCCGGCGGGGAGTTCTCACCGGGCGCGGGCTTCTACCTCCAGATCCAGGGCTACGGCATCAGCGAGTACATGTCCGTCGCCGGGCCGACCCTTGTCCGGATCGCCGACGACACGGACTTCGACGTCTTCCTCGCCGACGCCGACCGGGCCCTGCTCGACGGCACCTTCCCCGACTTCCTCACCCACCCCGCCATCCAGCTCGCCGACCTCCCCGGCCTGGGCGCCGGCCGCACACCGGCCGCCGGACCCCGGTACCGGCTGTACGTCGACGCGGACGGGGCGGTCTCCACCACGCCGGGCGGTACCCGCCTCGGTACGGCGGGCGACGGGCCCGAACTCCTCGACGCGCGGTGGCAGCGGCTCAACAGTGGCGCACAGACAACCTGCGCGGTGTGCCTGGGGACGGTCGTGGACCACGACCTACGGCGTACGGAACTGGCCGCGAGGCCCTGGCTCGGGCGCTACCTGGCCGCCCTCGGCGCGATCCGGGCCCTGCGTGCCCGGGGCGTGGACGGCAGCATCCGGGTCTCCGGCTTCGGCGGGCGGATCACCGACGCGCTGGCCGCCGACGCGGACGCCGACGCCGATCTGCGGGACGAGGACGCGCCGTTCCTCCTCTGGACCGACCAGGACATGTACGTCCACGCCCCTGCGCCCAGCCGCACCTTCAGCGTGGAACGGTCCGCCGCCACGCCGGTCGAGGCGCTGCTGGCCTGCGGTTCGGCCGAGGCGGCGGCGGAGTACGCCGATCCGGACCACACCGTACGCATCGAGCGGTTCCTCGCCCGGGCCGGAGTGTGA
- the mpaM gene encoding daptide-type RiPP biosynthesis methyltransferase, giving the protein MTTLTTLTSPTAPPTPTAPPTIPGRAGELLAELGSRAVTGDLYAEAGAQVYHDVAGRSTHEVRELTGLVRTLPGDVLDLAAGSGRLTMPLLALGRHVTALDLSPYMLRLLEDRLAAAPAALRERCTVVEADMSAFALGRTFPVIVLGTTSVSLLDERGRTGLYRAVRQHLAPGGRFLLSTVGMDTDSGQPAEAELVVEAEAGRAYRMYEHWAVGDSARTVTVFPARIPDDDSPVQVTTTSVGVLPAALLEAELGAAGFAVRARHPLPAVGSRHHDVLLEVLLETEVTP; this is encoded by the coding sequence ATGACCACCCTGACCACCCTGACCAGCCCGACGGCACCGCCCACCCCGACGGCACCGCCCACCATCCCCGGACGAGCCGGGGAGCTGCTCGCCGAGCTCGGCTCCCGCGCCGTCACCGGCGACCTCTATGCCGAAGCGGGCGCGCAGGTCTACCACGACGTGGCCGGCCGCAGCACCCACGAGGTACGTGAACTGACCGGCCTCGTAAGGACCTTGCCCGGCGATGTCCTCGACCTGGCGGCCGGCTCCGGGCGGCTGACCATGCCGCTGCTCGCGCTGGGCCGCCACGTCACCGCCCTCGACCTCTCCCCGTACATGCTGCGGCTCCTGGAAGACCGGCTGGCCGCAGCGCCCGCCGCCCTGCGTGAGCGTTGCACGGTCGTCGAGGCCGACATGAGCGCCTTCGCGCTCGGCCGCACCTTCCCGGTGATCGTCCTCGGCACCACCTCCGTCTCGCTCCTCGACGAGCGCGGCCGGACCGGTCTCTACCGGGCCGTACGCCAACACCTGGCGCCTGGCGGCCGGTTCCTTCTGTCGACCGTCGGCATGGACACGGACTCCGGCCAGCCCGCCGAAGCCGAACTGGTGGTGGAAGCCGAAGCCGGCCGCGCCTACCGGATGTACGAGCACTGGGCGGTCGGCGACAGCGCCCGCACGGTCACCGTCTTCCCGGCCCGGATCCCGGACGACGACAGCCCCGTCCAGGTCACCACGACCAGCGTCGGCGTGCTGCCCGCCGCCCTCCTCGAAGCCGAGCTGGGCGCCGCCGGATTCGCCGTCCGCGCCCGGCACCCGCTGCCGGCCGTCGGCTCCCGCCATCACGACGTACTGCTCGAAGTACTGCTCGAAACGGAGGTCACGCCATGA
- the mpaD gene encoding daptide-type RiPP biosynthesis aminotransferase: MSPVHTKNTKNALWPSLLAPALHGSDALCAVSAHGVRVRYADGSELLDASSGLWNTNIGYGNEAIARAAADALREASYLSVFRYENTYARAAAAALVELCGADSYGRVLFSTSGGAANDLVMKLARHYHALRGEDRRKLVVGLRGSYHGLTYGSFALTGEDLGQQVYGVDQRLIRHVDPNDPVGIRTLMERQGAMVAAVVVEPVLGSGAVPLTEEYVDELLRLREEYGFLLVADEVATGFGRTGDFFASQRWSARPDLLVTSKGLTNGTGAAAAVIASHTVADAFDTAGAMLTHGETQAGTPVTCATILATIAEMRRLDAVALGRALGERLDAELSGLVDEHPWVTGTTGVGCFRSLRLTTPDGEPLPQARVPELVAAIRTAGAIVHPGVHGIQLFPALTYTDAELTELMDRIRTGLALFTSRSAQAEARTEVPA, from the coding sequence ATGAGTCCCGTACACACGAAGAACACGAAGAACGCGCTGTGGCCGTCCCTCCTGGCCCCCGCCCTGCACGGCTCGGACGCGCTCTGCGCGGTCTCCGCGCACGGAGTACGGGTCCGGTACGCCGACGGCAGCGAACTCCTCGACGCCTCCAGCGGGTTGTGGAACACCAACATCGGCTACGGCAACGAGGCCATCGCCCGGGCCGCCGCCGACGCGCTCCGCGAAGCCTCGTACCTGAGCGTCTTCCGCTACGAGAACACCTACGCCCGTGCCGCGGCCGCCGCCCTCGTCGAGCTGTGCGGCGCCGACAGCTACGGCCGGGTCCTCTTCTCGACCTCCGGCGGCGCCGCCAACGACCTCGTCATGAAGCTCGCCCGCCACTACCACGCCCTGCGCGGCGAGGACCGCCGCAAACTCGTGGTCGGGCTGCGCGGCAGCTACCACGGTCTGACGTACGGCAGTTTCGCGCTGACCGGCGAGGACCTCGGACAACAGGTGTACGGCGTCGACCAACGGCTCATCCGCCACGTCGACCCCAACGACCCGGTCGGCATCCGTACCTTGATGGAGCGTCAGGGCGCGATGGTCGCGGCCGTCGTCGTCGAGCCGGTGCTCGGCTCGGGGGCGGTACCGCTCACCGAGGAGTACGTCGACGAGCTGCTGCGGCTGCGCGAGGAGTACGGCTTCCTGCTGGTCGCCGACGAAGTGGCCACCGGCTTCGGCCGTACCGGCGACTTCTTCGCCTCCCAGCGCTGGTCCGCCCGGCCCGACCTCCTGGTGACCTCCAAGGGGCTCACCAACGGTACCGGCGCCGCCGCCGCCGTCATCGCCTCGCACACGGTCGCGGACGCCTTCGACACGGCGGGCGCCATGCTGACCCACGGCGAGACCCAGGCCGGCACCCCCGTCACCTGTGCCACCATCCTGGCCACCATCGCCGAGATGCGCCGCCTGGACGCGGTCGCCCTCGGCCGGGCCCTGGGCGAGCGGCTGGACGCGGAGCTGTCCGGGTTGGTCGACGAGCACCCCTGGGTGACGGGTACCACCGGTGTGGGCTGTTTCCGGTCACTGCGACTGACCACCCCGGACGGGGAACCGCTGCCGCAGGCACGCGTCCCGGAGCTGGTCGCCGCGATCCGTACGGCGGGTGCCATCGTGCACCCTGGCGTCCACGGCATCCAGCTCTTCCCCGCGCTGACCTACACCGACGCGGAACTGACCGAACTGATGGACCGCATCCGCACCGGACTGGCCCTGTTCACAAGCCGGTCGGCGCAGGCGGAAGCGCGCACAGAGGTACCGGCATGA
- the mpaC gene encoding daptide-type RiPP biosynthesis dehydogenase, producing the protein MSYGRGGPTRALIGPDALTAWLPDGAGRTAALLVDSAVATAAITALVRDRLGRAHWRTTQTPLTTGPGDLGAAAAIAEGLADTSAGVGLVVAIGGGSVLDQAKIAALLRANPVAYTRLTVPQRGGLMGLPGEVTRTVPLLAVPTTLGTGSELSAVACLAYPQGKRLILGGVLRPEAALLDPSATATLPYELVVEGVLEALFRAVSPYAGDHRDDRRTEDRLTETVARRLVQLGYEAVREGRPSDALRLDIAKLSGLTHGEWLHQGRDPYAVKGWLIANEMSSALGVRKMTAVAALLPHLWRAVLDGEPRLGSAPRLHRMWAGLRDAAPQDRARALPEDPADGIAALMDDWRVGRRLTADGPGQIEALAERTVRAWGAGLPMLGGLRAEDVRRLLDAALGATTAHATPAAYAAHT; encoded by the coding sequence ATGAGCTACGGCCGGGGCGGACCGACCCGGGCGCTGATCGGTCCCGACGCACTCACGGCATGGCTCCCCGACGGGGCGGGCCGCACGGCCGCCCTCCTCGTGGACAGCGCTGTCGCGACGGCGGCGATCACGGCCTTGGTACGGGACCGCCTCGGCCGGGCCCACTGGCGGACGACCCAGACACCACTGACCACCGGCCCCGGTGATCTCGGCGCGGCCGCCGCGATCGCCGAAGGCCTCGCCGACACGTCGGCCGGCGTCGGCCTGGTGGTCGCCATAGGCGGCGGATCGGTGCTCGACCAGGCGAAGATCGCGGCCCTGCTGCGGGCCAACCCGGTCGCGTACACCCGCCTCACCGTGCCCCAGCGCGGCGGCCTGATGGGCCTGCCGGGCGAGGTCACCCGTACCGTCCCGCTGCTCGCCGTACCGACCACCCTCGGCACCGGCAGCGAGCTGAGCGCGGTCGCCTGCCTGGCGTACCCGCAGGGCAAGCGGCTGATCCTCGGCGGCGTACTGCGGCCGGAGGCGGCGCTGCTCGATCCGTCGGCCACCGCCACACTGCCCTACGAGCTGGTCGTGGAGGGCGTCCTGGAGGCGCTGTTCCGGGCGGTCAGCCCGTACGCCGGTGACCACCGGGACGACCGCCGCACCGAGGACCGTCTCACGGAGACGGTCGCCCGGAGGCTCGTCCAGCTGGGCTACGAGGCGGTACGGGAAGGAAGGCCGAGCGACGCGCTCCGCCTCGACATCGCGAAGCTCAGCGGGCTCACGCACGGTGAATGGCTGCACCAGGGCCGCGACCCGTACGCGGTCAAGGGCTGGCTCATCGCCAACGAGATGTCGTCGGCCCTGGGCGTACGGAAGATGACGGCCGTCGCCGCGCTGCTGCCGCACCTGTGGCGGGCCGTGCTCGACGGGGAGCCACGGCTGGGCTCCGCGCCGCGGCTGCACCGGATGTGGGCGGGGCTGCGCGACGCCGCACCACAGGACCGGGCGCGGGCCCTGCCCGAGGACCCGGCCGACGGGATCGCCGCCCTGATGGACGACTGGCGGGTGGGCCGGCGGCTCACCGCCGACGGCCCGGGGCAGATCGAGGCCCTGGCCGAGCGGACGGTACGGGCCTGGGGCGCCGGGCTGCCGATGCTCGGCGGGCTCCGGGCGGAGGATGTGCGCCGCCTGCTGGACGCGGCGCTCGGCGCGACCACCGCGCACGCCACGCCCGCCGCGTACGCCGCGCACACCTGA
- a CDS encoding daptide-type RiPP, with translation MQENFDNNDFSSALELGMQELEAMEAPGWWTAGGVVVGATVVSAVGVSTGVAVSIIT, from the coding sequence ATGCAGGAGAACTTCGACAACAACGACTTCAGCTCCGCCCTGGAGCTGGGTATGCAGGAGCTCGAGGCGATGGAGGCCCCGGGCTGGTGGACCGCTGGTGGCGTCGTCGTGGGCGCGACCGTCGTGTCGGCCGTCGGCGTCTCGACGGGCGTCGCCGTCTCGATCATCACCTGA
- a CDS encoding daptide-type RiPP has product MKDIATQEPTGFEASLELGMQELEAMEAPGFWSGFKTGVVISTVASAVIAT; this is encoded by the coding sequence ATGAAGGACATCGCCACGCAGGAGCCGACCGGCTTCGAGGCATCGCTGGAGCTGGGCATGCAGGAGCTGGAGGCCATGGAGGCCCCGGGCTTCTGGAGCGGTTTCAAGACCGGCGTCGTGATCAGCACCGTCGCCAGCGCGGTCATCGCCACCTGA
- a CDS encoding ABC transporter ATP-binding protein — MSTANAPSTGAAPVVALRGLTKRFGEVTAVDDLTYEVQPGRIVGLLGRNGAGKTTSLRMLLGLCRPTSGEATVFGRPYAELPHAARRVGVSMDAVGPLPGASARRELTIWARTLGLPKQRVEEVLELVGLADGGAASRPVKGYSTGMKQRLALATALLPDPELLVLDEPANGLDPDGIRWLRGLLRGLADEGRTVLVSSHLLSEVEQTVDDVVIIQSSLRYAGPLEGLVGAGAGERLEDRFFSLVGTATTASSAVGGKNHA, encoded by the coding sequence TTGAGTACCGCGAACGCACCGAGCACCGGCGCCGCCCCCGTCGTCGCCCTGCGCGGCCTGACCAAGCGCTTCGGCGAGGTCACGGCGGTCGACGACCTGACGTACGAGGTGCAGCCCGGCCGGATCGTCGGCCTCCTCGGCCGCAACGGAGCCGGCAAGACCACCTCGCTGCGGATGCTCCTCGGCCTCTGCCGGCCGACCTCAGGCGAGGCGACCGTCTTCGGCCGCCCGTACGCCGAACTGCCTCACGCCGCCCGCCGGGTGGGCGTCAGCATGGACGCCGTAGGACCGCTGCCGGGAGCCAGTGCCCGACGCGAACTCACCATCTGGGCCAGGACCCTGGGCCTGCCCAAGCAGCGCGTCGAGGAGGTCCTCGAACTGGTCGGCCTGGCCGACGGCGGTGCGGCCTCCCGCCCCGTCAAGGGCTACTCGACCGGCATGAAACAGCGCCTCGCGCTCGCCACCGCCCTGCTCCCCGACCCCGAACTCCTCGTCCTGGACGAGCCCGCCAACGGCCTCGACCCGGACGGCATCCGCTGGCTGCGCGGCCTGCTGCGTGGCCTGGCCGACGAGGGCCGGACCGTCCTCGTCTCCAGCCATCTCCTCTCCGAGGTGGAACAGACCGTGGACGACGTCGTGATCATCCAGAGCTCGCTGCGGTACGCCGGTCCGCTCGAAGGACTCGTCGGCGCGGGCGCCGGGGAACGCCTCGAAGACCGGTTCTTCTCCCTGGTCGGCACCGCGACGACCGCGTCATCCGCTGTCGGAGGAAAGAACCATGCGTAA
- a CDS encoding ABC transporter permease, which translates to MRNLLAGEWAKAWTGRGWLILAGCGVLMSLLGALGYASQGAAAIEEGTMGRAAVTDDIVRSWFMMSLFTSLFGAIFVSREYTSGAIGRSVLMSGGSRTRLLAAKVLTATAVGALAALLTAALSLASAWGTLAANGAEPAWHGETWLILLGVFAVNTLAAPWGALIGWIVRHQVGAVVTVVALTLVVDPAVQVLVPEAGRYLMTIAQSSVYRDTKPELLSTPLALLVIAGWLAAAGLLARKLFTARDVV; encoded by the coding sequence ATGCGTAACCTGCTCGCCGGCGAATGGGCCAAGGCCTGGACCGGCCGCGGCTGGCTGATCCTGGCCGGGTGCGGCGTCCTGATGTCCCTGCTCGGTGCCCTCGGTTACGCCTCCCAGGGTGCCGCGGCCATCGAGGAGGGCACCATGGGCCGGGCCGCCGTCACCGATGACATCGTCCGCTCCTGGTTCATGATGTCGCTCTTCACCTCTCTCTTCGGCGCGATCTTCGTGTCCCGCGAGTACACCTCGGGTGCCATCGGCCGCTCCGTCCTGATGAGCGGCGGCAGCCGTACCCGCCTGCTCGCCGCCAAGGTGCTGACCGCCACCGCCGTGGGCGCCCTCGCCGCGCTGCTCACCGCCGCGCTGTCCCTCGCCTCCGCCTGGGGAACACTCGCCGCCAACGGGGCCGAGCCCGCGTGGCACGGCGAGACCTGGCTGATCCTGCTGGGCGTCTTCGCCGTCAACACGCTCGCCGCTCCCTGGGGCGCGCTGATCGGCTGGATCGTCCGGCACCAGGTCGGGGCCGTCGTGACCGTCGTCGCGCTGACCCTGGTCGTCGATCCGGCGGTGCAGGTCCTGGTGCCGGAGGCCGGCAGGTACCTGATGACGATCGCCCAGAGCTCCGTCTACCGGGACACGAAGCCCGAGCTGCTGTCCACGCCGCTCGCGCTGCTGGTGATCGCGGGCTGGCTGGCGGCCGCCGGGCTGCTCGCCCGGAAGCTGTTCACCGCCCGCGATGTCGTCTGA